Proteins from one Pseudarthrobacter sp. BIM B-2242 genomic window:
- a CDS encoding Hpt domain-containing protein, whose protein sequence is MTQHEALVVPLLDSAVLDRLQLELDYDEGVWKVFIQDFVALLPARIERVRMALTTGDPVTSKDAALSLKTASQMVGAERLAGLTLDLELAIRNSSPDGPHSDILPRLAVAHLPRLRQCAQQTIHLLERHLRGSRA, encoded by the coding sequence GTGACTCAGCATGAGGCCCTGGTGGTCCCTCTGCTGGACAGTGCTGTGCTGGACAGGTTGCAGCTGGAGCTGGATTACGACGAAGGCGTCTGGAAAGTCTTCATTCAGGACTTCGTGGCGCTTCTTCCCGCCAGGATTGAAAGGGTCCGGATGGCGCTGACCACCGGCGATCCTGTCACGTCAAAAGACGCGGCACTCAGCCTGAAGACCGCCAGCCAGATGGTTGGTGCAGAACGGCTGGCGGGCCTTACCCTTGACCTTGAGCTCGCCATTCGGAACAGCTCTCCTGACGGCCCCCATTCCGATATCCTGCCGCGGCTGGCGGTGGCCCACCTGCCCCGCCTCCGGCAGTGTGCACAGCAGACCATCCACCTCCTCGAGAGACACCTGAGAGGTAGCCGCGCCTGA
- a CDS encoding MinD/ParA family protein — protein MPDPADQNARANAEDAGQPQPSRRRRDLRRADGALSDAQTGTMPALTPEPFATPDAGTPVPRRTSWAEAAAAADQAKPAAPVPAPTRRPAKPPITARPQAAQSAGQDSGTSAVAHDAGTPAPPSSSLPDETPAFRRIRPTAADVIAESPMPDFISSPGLFVKEQKPRPVGGVRGAIYAMTGGAWNLGPSAKQRDEDELRRRIARQLQGSYNTAVLSLKGGIGKTSTTVGVGLTLAEFRGDAPCAIDANPDSGDLVERALGEGIYQQASPRTITDLLRNIESVDSLTALARYMHHAGRLHLIAGEQDPEVSDSLTAAEYLRIRKLISNYYSVALTDCGTGVTHNAMSGILQSADNLVIAAGYAVSGAKRARSTLHWLASHGYEDLARNAIVVITDKDEVSSRVDKDAIEEHLAGICRQLIAVPHDRGVADGDLVTLDVLKPETRRAYKEIAAAIVDGYR, from the coding sequence ATGCCAGATCCGGCGGATCAGAACGCACGCGCCAATGCAGAGGATGCAGGGCAACCGCAACCGTCCCGACGACGCCGCGACCTTCGCCGCGCCGACGGCGCGCTTTCGGATGCCCAGACAGGAACCATGCCAGCCCTAACTCCAGAGCCTTTCGCCACTCCCGACGCCGGCACCCCGGTTCCGCGCCGCACCTCCTGGGCGGAGGCCGCGGCTGCCGCCGACCAGGCCAAACCCGCGGCGCCCGTTCCGGCGCCAACCCGCCGTCCCGCCAAGCCGCCGATCACTGCGCGGCCGCAGGCGGCGCAGTCCGCCGGCCAGGACTCGGGTACCTCCGCGGTGGCGCACGACGCCGGCACCCCGGCGCCGCCGTCGTCGTCCCTTCCGGACGAAACACCGGCATTCCGGCGCATCCGCCCGACCGCAGCGGACGTCATTGCCGAGAGCCCCATGCCTGACTTCATCAGCTCCCCGGGCCTGTTTGTGAAAGAGCAGAAGCCCCGGCCCGTGGGCGGAGTCCGCGGCGCCATCTACGCGATGACGGGCGGGGCCTGGAATCTCGGGCCCAGCGCCAAGCAGCGCGACGAGGACGAACTGCGCCGCCGCATCGCACGCCAGCTGCAGGGCAGCTACAACACCGCCGTGCTGAGCCTCAAGGGCGGCATCGGGAAAACCTCCACCACGGTGGGTGTGGGCCTGACCCTGGCCGAATTCCGCGGCGACGCCCCCTGTGCCATTGATGCCAACCCGGATTCCGGTGACCTCGTGGAGCGTGCCCTGGGCGAGGGGATCTATCAGCAGGCCAGCCCGCGCACCATCACGGACCTGCTCAGGAACATCGAATCCGTGGACTCGCTCACCGCGCTCGCCCGGTATATGCACCACGCCGGCCGGCTGCACCTGATCGCAGGGGAGCAGGACCCGGAGGTGTCCGACTCGCTCACGGCCGCCGAGTATCTGCGGATCCGCAAGCTGATTTCCAACTACTATTCGGTGGCCCTGACCGACTGCGGCACCGGCGTGACGCACAACGCGATGAGCGGGATCCTGCAGTCGGCCGATAACCTGGTGATCGCTGCCGGATATGCGGTTTCCGGTGCGAAGCGGGCGCGCAGCACGCTTCACTGGTTGGCCAGCCACGGGTACGAGGACCTGGCCCGGAACGCCATTGTGGTCATCACGGACAAGGACGAGGTCTCCTCCCGCGTGGACAAGGACGCCATTGAGGAACACCTCGCCGGGATCTGCCGCCAGCTCATCGCAGTCCCGCACGACCGCGGCGTGGCCGACGGCGACCTGGTCACCCTGGATGTGCTCAAACCGGAGACCCGGCGGGCCTACAAGGAGATCGCGGCGGCCATCGTGGACGGGTACCGCTAG
- a CDS encoding polyketide cyclase: protein MTAKDFEFISVWRLQATMPEVFDVLADGLSMPIWWPAVFLDSCELEPAGANGLGRVLDQHAKGWLPYTLHWQSRLADKEPCSRLTVEARGDFVGWGRWTLAQDGEWTVATYAWNVQLNKPVLRRFTSVMEPIFSANHSWAMARGEESLALEIARCRATTPAERACIPAPPPPTPSLGPALLATGSAARRLIRRLGQRAS, encoded by the coding sequence ATGACAGCCAAAGACTTCGAATTCATTAGCGTCTGGCGGCTTCAGGCAACGATGCCTGAAGTGTTCGACGTCCTCGCCGATGGGCTGTCCATGCCGATCTGGTGGCCCGCCGTGTTCCTCGACTCCTGCGAACTTGAGCCGGCCGGGGCGAATGGCCTCGGGAGGGTCCTCGACCAGCATGCGAAAGGCTGGCTGCCCTACACACTGCACTGGCAGTCCCGCCTGGCTGACAAAGAACCGTGCAGCAGACTCACAGTCGAAGCCCGCGGAGACTTCGTGGGCTGGGGACGCTGGACGCTCGCACAGGATGGCGAATGGACGGTGGCCACATACGCGTGGAATGTGCAGCTCAACAAACCCGTGCTGCGCCGGTTCACTTCCGTGATGGAGCCGATATTCTCGGCCAATCACAGCTGGGCTATGGCGCGCGGGGAGGAAAGCCTTGCCCTCGAAATCGCCCGCTGCCGCGCTACCACGCCGGCTGAGCGGGCGTGCATTCCTGCACCGCCGCCGCCTACACCCTCCCTTGGGCCGGCGCTGCTCGCCACAGGCAGTGCAGCCCGCCGGCTCATCCGGCGCCTAGGGCAGCGGGCCTCCTAA
- a CDS encoding MBL fold metallo-hydrolase, producing MSEWLEVGADNYVLVTEGSLLNTGLIVGSERAMVVDTGCGPRQGREILDAVREKTDLPIVVVNTHAHYDHFFGNAVFASDGATEFWAHENCAREIDTHGDLQRRFVGTLEPEMSTGEGENVDLVVPNAIVRDQPVLVDLGGITVTLFYLGRGHTDGDLLVGTPSTLFVGDLVEQGAHPSFEDSYPEDWADSLRHISALRHRYEFLIPGHGEPCTDQFVKTMANTMTTAVRQAQLSIREAPSDATKAIPVLPYGPEQSRWFIKRLQETRPLH from the coding sequence ATGTCAGAATGGCTCGAAGTCGGCGCGGACAATTACGTGCTGGTGACCGAAGGTTCGCTGCTGAATACCGGCCTGATTGTTGGTTCCGAGCGTGCCATGGTGGTTGATACCGGATGCGGACCGCGGCAGGGGCGCGAGATTCTGGACGCTGTGCGGGAGAAGACGGACCTGCCCATCGTGGTGGTCAACACGCACGCGCATTACGACCACTTCTTCGGCAACGCCGTGTTCGCATCCGACGGCGCCACCGAGTTCTGGGCGCACGAAAACTGCGCCCGCGAAATCGACACCCACGGTGACCTGCAGCGCCGCTTCGTGGGCACGCTGGAGCCGGAAATGTCCACCGGCGAGGGCGAGAACGTGGACCTGGTGGTGCCCAACGCGATCGTCCGCGACCAGCCCGTGCTGGTGGACCTCGGCGGGATCACCGTCACCCTGTTTTACCTGGGCCGCGGCCACACCGACGGCGACCTCCTGGTGGGCACCCCCTCCACCCTGTTCGTGGGTGACCTCGTGGAGCAGGGCGCGCACCCGTCCTTCGAGGACTCCTACCCGGAGGACTGGGCCGACAGCCTGCGCCACATCTCCGCGCTGCGCCACCGCTACGAATTCCTCATCCCCGGCCACGGCGAGCCCTGCACTGACCAGTTCGTCAAGACCATGGCCAACACCATGACCACCGCAGTCCGCCAGGCCCAGCTGTCCATCCGCGAAGCCCCCTCCGACGCCACCAAGGCCATCCCGGTTCTGCCCTACGGCCCGGAGCAGTCGCGCTGGTTCATCAAGCGCCTGCAGGAGACGCGCCCCCTCCACTGA
- a CDS encoding SGNH/GDSL hydrolase family protein, which produces MTKQEWIKYGALFLLAVVAFGVAGIALTNPRAPEEPTGALSATLPAATPTGSATSAPAPTATATATPSASATAQRLGIELPAQPVLLILGDSYTAGMGATREDQGWAYVVADSLGYPTNIDGVPGTGFAWGGGPQDDRGLEYEVRLREIAEDPRFVPNLLILQGGQNDAFLNNPDELKTATTQTIETARRLWPGVQVVVLGPSAPQPLAEELSSANTAVRAGAEAASAPFIDAYEAGWFTAANSPGFDADGAHPNTAGYAHMAGKFLEAWATLTE; this is translated from the coding sequence GTGACCAAGCAGGAATGGATCAAGTACGGCGCGCTTTTTCTGCTGGCCGTCGTCGCTTTCGGCGTTGCCGGGATCGCCCTGACCAACCCGCGGGCTCCGGAGGAACCGACAGGCGCCCTGTCGGCGACCCTTCCGGCCGCAACACCAACCGGTTCTGCGACGTCGGCCCCGGCACCGACGGCCACGGCAACCGCCACCCCCTCGGCGTCCGCAACGGCGCAGCGGCTGGGAATCGAGCTTCCCGCCCAGCCCGTCCTCCTGATTCTTGGTGACTCCTACACGGCCGGTATGGGGGCGACCCGGGAGGACCAGGGGTGGGCGTACGTGGTTGCCGACTCGCTCGGCTATCCCACGAACATCGACGGCGTTCCCGGAACGGGGTTCGCCTGGGGCGGTGGACCGCAGGATGACCGGGGCCTTGAGTACGAAGTCCGGCTGCGGGAAATCGCCGAAGATCCGCGCTTCGTCCCCAACCTCCTCATCCTTCAGGGCGGGCAGAACGACGCCTTCCTCAACAACCCCGATGAGCTGAAAACCGCCACCACGCAGACCATCGAGACGGCCCGCAGGCTGTGGCCCGGCGTCCAGGTGGTGGTCCTGGGGCCCTCCGCCCCGCAGCCCCTCGCCGAAGAGCTCAGCAGCGCGAACACCGCGGTCCGTGCGGGCGCCGAGGCCGCCAGCGCCCCGTTTATCGATGCGTACGAGGCCGGCTGGTTCACGGCCGCGAACAGCCCCGGGTTCGATGCTGACGGCGCGCACCCCAACACCGCCGGCTACGCCCACATGGCCGGGAAGTTTTTGGAAGCGTGGGCCACGTTAACTGAATGA
- a CDS encoding amidohydrolase yields MSSHHTVLAGLEAELPWVRDVYQDLHRHPELSLEEHRTSQLVAEKLATFGYEVTHLGGTGVVGVLPNGEGPTVLARADMDALPVTEATGLGYSSTVAGVMHACGHDVHVSTLLGAAKLMADGRAAWSGTYIALFQPAEEVGVGSQAMVDDGLVTTVPRPDVALAQHAMPIAAGTVATAAGPVLSAGDSLRITVFGKGAHGSMPHMAVDPVVLASSIVLRLQTVVSRETKPGDFAVVTVGALNAGTKSNIIPDRATLLLNIRTYDNQVRTAVLAAIERIVRGECVTAGSPQEPKFEYYDQFPLTSNDEAVTAKVTDAFTAHFGSDAVHSATRQTASEDFSRIPDAFGVPYTFWMIGGADPETYRAAVANGTLRRDVPANHSPFFAPVMDPTLEVGVRAQVVAALTYLGGSA; encoded by the coding sequence ATGAGCAGCCACCACACGGTCCTGGCCGGCCTCGAGGCCGAACTCCCTTGGGTCCGGGACGTCTACCAGGACCTTCACCGGCACCCGGAGCTCAGCCTCGAAGAGCACCGGACCTCCCAACTCGTCGCGGAGAAACTCGCCACGTTCGGTTACGAGGTCACGCATCTGGGAGGTACCGGCGTCGTCGGCGTCCTGCCCAACGGCGAAGGCCCCACGGTCCTGGCGCGCGCGGACATGGACGCGCTGCCCGTCACCGAGGCCACCGGCCTCGGGTATTCCTCCACAGTGGCCGGCGTGATGCATGCGTGCGGGCACGATGTGCACGTCAGCACGCTGCTGGGCGCCGCGAAGCTGATGGCGGACGGCCGCGCCGCCTGGTCCGGGACGTACATTGCGCTGTTCCAGCCGGCCGAGGAGGTGGGCGTGGGGTCCCAGGCAATGGTCGACGACGGCCTGGTCACCACGGTGCCGCGGCCCGACGTCGCCCTCGCCCAACATGCGATGCCGATTGCCGCCGGCACGGTGGCCACCGCGGCGGGACCGGTGCTGTCCGCCGGGGATTCGCTCCGGATTACGGTGTTCGGGAAGGGCGCACACGGGTCGATGCCGCACATGGCGGTGGACCCGGTGGTGCTGGCATCCTCGATTGTGCTCAGGCTGCAGACCGTGGTCTCGCGGGAAACGAAACCCGGGGACTTCGCCGTGGTCACGGTGGGGGCACTGAACGCCGGGACAAAGTCGAACATCATCCCGGACCGCGCCACACTGCTGCTGAACATCCGCACGTACGACAACCAGGTGCGGACTGCAGTGCTCGCGGCCATCGAGCGGATCGTCCGGGGCGAGTGCGTCACCGCGGGGTCGCCGCAGGAGCCCAAGTTCGAGTACTACGACCAGTTCCCGCTGACCAGCAACGATGAGGCCGTGACCGCTAAAGTCACCGACGCGTTCACCGCCCACTTCGGCAGCGACGCCGTCCATAGCGCTACAAGACAGACCGCGTCCGAGGACTTCAGCCGCATCCCGGACGCGTTCGGCGTCCCCTACACGTTCTGGATGATCGGCGGCGCGGACCCCGAAACGTACCGGGCCGCCGTCGCGAACGGAACGTTAAGAAGGGACGTACCGGCCAACCACTCCCCCTTCTTCGCGCCCGTCATGGATCCGACGCTGGAAGTGGGGGTCAGGGCGCAGGTGGTGGCGGCCCTGACTTATCTGGGAGGTTCCGCGTAG